The Pseudodesulfovibrio sediminis genome includes the window CATGGCGTTATGTGTGGCTCCGTTCGCACTCAACTCCTATCTGGTCTCGGTCATGAATCAGATATTCATTGCGGTTATCGCCGCGGTCTCGCTGAACCTGCTCACGGGCATGTGCGGTCAGATTTCACTGGGCCACGGCGCGTTCCTTGGCGTGGGGGCCTACGCTGCCGGGCAGTGCACCCTCCACGGCGTACCGTTTCCGCTGGCCATACTGGCCGGTGGGCTGGTCACGGCCATGGTGGGCATGGTCTTCGGCATCCCGTCGCTCAGGCTCAAGGGAATCTATCTGGCCATCGCCACCCTGGCGGCCCAGCTGGTGCTGGAATATTTCTTCCTGCACGGTGGTGCGCTGACAGGCGGTTCAAACGGGCTGCTGCTTGAATCGCCGCAGATCTTCGGGTTCACGTTCGACACTGAAGGGCGCATGTATTTCCTGCTCTTCTTTTGTGCGGCCATGGCGCTGCTCATGGTCTCCAACATCATGCGCAGCAAGCATGGCAGGGCATTCATCTCCATCCGGGACTTTTATCTGTCAGCCGAGATCGTGGGCGTGAACCTGTTCTGGTACAAGCTTATCGCCTTTGGCGTCAGCTCGTTTCTGGCTGGCGTGGCTGGCGGTCTGTGGGGGCACTATACCGGCTATATCTCTGCCGAGCAGTTCAATATCGGGCTGTCCATCTCCTATCTGGCCATGGTGGTCATCGGCGGGTTGGGCAGCGTTATCGGGTCGGTCTTCGGCGCGATCTTCATCACGCTGCTGCCCGAGGTGCTCAACGGCGTTGCCAACGGTCTGGGAGCCTTCTTCCCGGACGTGACCCAGTATATCGTGGCTCTGCGCGAAGGCGTGTTCGGCCTCGTGCTCATCCTCTTCCTGATTTATGAACCGGAAGGGCTGGCGCATCGCTGGAAATTGATCAAGGCGTACTGGAAGCTGTATCCGTTCGCCCATTAGGCACAATCCTGCACAGAGGTGCGGGTTCACCATAGAAATGACGCCCGATCGTTGCGGGAGGGCGTGGAACTTCAATCCCTTAGGAGATCGATAATGAGGGTAGGTAAAATCATAACTGCGGCTTGCATCATGCTTCTTGCCGGGCTGATGCTCTTTGGCTGTGGAGGCGAAGAGCAGAAACCGGCTGAAACCAAAACCGATTCACACAGTGAAGCCAAGGACGCGTCCCCGATTCTGGTGGGCGGTCTTGTTGACATGTCCGGTCCCACTTCGTCCGTGGGCGTCCCCTACGCCGCGGGCCTCAAGGCCGGCGTCAAATACGTCAACGACAACGGCGGCATTGACGGTCGCCCCATCGAATTTGATCTGCAGGACACTGCGTACAATGTCCAGACAGGTTTGTCCCTGTACAAGAAAATGGTCAACGAGAAGGTTGTCTGCATTCAGGGATACGGCTCGGCCGTGACCGAAGCGCTGACCCGCAGTCTGGCCAAGGACAAGATTCCCGATCTGTCCGCATCCTACTCGGCCCACCTGACCGATCCGGCCAAGGCTCCGTACAACTTCTTCATTGCCGCCGACTACTCCACGCAGGCCCGTGCTGCCATCAAGTACTTCCGCGACACCTGGACGGAAACACGCGCTCCCAAGATCGCGTTCATCTATCCTGACCACCCCTATGGTCTGGCTCCCATCAAGGGCGCCAAGGCCTATGCCGAAGAACTCGGCTTCGAGCTGGTGGGCGACGCCAACGTCTCCCTGAAGGCCATCGACGCCACCACCGAGCTGCTTCCCCTCAAGGATGCCGCCCCGGACTTCTGCTGGATCGGCGGAACCACACCGTCCACATCCGTTATCCTGAAATCCGCCAAGAACATCGGCATGGACACCGTCTTTTTCACCAATATCTGGGGATCGGACGAGAACCTGTACAAGCTGGCCGGTGACGATGCCAACGGGGCCTACTCCAACCAGGCCGCCGCTGTTTACGGAGACGACGTGCCCGGCATGAAGGCGATCATGGAGATCACCAACAACGAACCGCAGATGACGCACTTCACCCGTGGATTTGTGTCCATTCTGGTCATGGCCGAAGGCCTCAAGCGTGCTGGCGCCAACGGTCCCATCACCGGCGAAGCCGTCAAGACCGCACTGGAAACGTTGCGTGACTTCGATCCCATGGGATTGGCTCCGCTTATCTCCTACTTCCCGGATGATCACCGCCCGAATATGGCTGTCTTCCTGTACACCATCAAGGACGGCAAGCTGACCTTCGTGAAAGAGCAGATTCTGGAACGCCGCGCCGACTGGCTCGGTCACTAAAAAACAATAGAATTCGGTCGGGGGTGGCGAATCACCCCCGACCCCGTGTTCCAAAGATATTTTTGCGCCTCGCCGTCTAGCCAGCTCAAGAAGCTCGCATGGAGTTCCAGCGGCGCGACACACAGTTTTGGAGATGCTCTGACCTCTTTTCAAGAGGGGGCTTGAGCCGCCGGAGGCAAATTTGAGTGATGTTTTAAAAGTCGAGAACCTCGAAGTCGTCTACAACGACGTTGTCCTTGTCCTGAAAGGGTTGTCCCTGGCCTGCCCGGAGGGGGAGATCACGGCCCTGCTCGGTGCCAACGGTGCCGGAAAATCCACCACGCTGAAGGCCATCTCCGGCCTGCTGGAGACCGAGGACGGCGAGGTTACGGACGGCTCCATCCTGTATAAGGATGAGGCTATTCAGGGGACCATACCGGAAAAGATTGTGCGCAAGGGCATCTTCCAGGTCATGGAAGGGCGGCGCATTTTCGAAGACCTGACCGTGGAGGAGAACCTCAAGTGCGGGGCGTTTACCCGTCCTCGCAGCGAGATCGCCGAGTCCATGGAAAAGGTGTACGACTATTTCCCCCGACTCAAGGAGCGGCGCAAGCAGCTTGCGGGCTACATGTCCGGCGGCGAACAGCAGATGTGCGCCATTGGCAGGGCTGTCATGGCCAAGCCCGATCTGTTGCTGTTGGACGAACCCTCCCTGGGGCTGGCTCCGCTGCTGGTGGAAGAGATTTTCGCGATCATCAAGAAGTTCAATGCTGAAGAGGGCGTGACCATCCTGTTGGTGGAGCAGAACGCCCGGGCCGCGCTTTCCGTGGCCAAACAGGCGTACATCATGGAGAATGGCCGCGTGGTCATGGATGGCACGGCCAGCGACCTGCTCAATAACCCCGATGTTCAGGAATTTTATCTCGGCATGGGCCACGGCGGTGACAAAAAGAGCTATCGTGATGTAAAACACTATCGTCGCAGAAAGCGGTGGCTTGGATAACGATTGTCCTTGGCGGGGCATCAGCACAGCCCTGGAGATTGATTATTTGAGTGGATGTGGAGGCGGTTTTTTGCGAGACTGTGTTGGTAAGAATTTCACCGATTGCGGAGGTGGCTGTGTACTACAGTGAATATGAGACCGAACCGCGCGAAAAGCGCATGGCCCGTAAATGGAAAGCTGTCAGGAATGTGCTGGCCGAGGCCGAAAATTCTTCAGGCGAATTTCAGGCACGTCTCAGGAAATTGAATGCCTGCGCCAGGGATTTCAAGTCATTTGACGACTATGGGGCTATTCCGCCTCTGCGCAAAAAAGACCTTATCGACTGGCAGGCTGAGCACGGCATCGGTTGGTTCCTCAATTGTTCCCCCGGAGAACTCGGGCGCATCTATCAGTCCCCTGGCCCGCTCTTCGACCCCGAAGGCGTGGAGCCTGATTACTGGGCGTGGTCAGAAGGGTTTTTTGCTGCCGGTTTCCGTCCCGGAGACCTCGCGCAGATGACGTTCTCCTATCACATGACTCCGGCTGGCCTCATGCTCGAAGAGCCGCTGCGGGATATAGGCTGCGCTGTCATTCCCGCTGGTCCGGGCAACACGGAGAAGCAGATCGAATTCATGACCCAACTGCCGGTCACCGCGTTTGTGGGCATGACCAGCTATCTCAAGGTTATCGGCATGAAGGCCCGGGCGGCCGGGCTGGATCTCAGGCAGGACTTCAAGCTCGAAAAGGCCTATGTGGCTGCCGAACCCTTGTCCGAAGCCCTTCGTGCCGAGGTTGAGGACATGTTTGGCATTACTATCCGCCAGGGGTACGGCACCGCTGATGTGGGGTGTATCTCCTACGAATGCATGGAGCTTGGCGGCATGCACCTGTCCAACTACCGGCATGTGGAAATCTGTGATCCGGTTACCGGGGTTCCCCTGCCTGACGGGGAGCTTGGCGAGGTCGTGGTCACGCCGTTTTTTAATGATTATCCGCTGGTGCGCCTTGCCACGGGTGATCTGTCGTCCATGGACACATCCATGTGCGCCTGTGGCCGGACAGCCCGTAAGCTCACGGGATGGAAGGGGCGCGCTGATGATACAGTCAAGGTCAAGGGACAGTTCATCTATCCCGGACAGGCCGGTGCGGTCTTTGCCCAGTATTCTGATGTTTCCGGTTGGCAGATACAGGTAAAGAGTGTAAAGGGCATGGACGCGCTTGTCGTCGTGGTTGAGACCGCGCAGGCGTTCGATGAAGAGACTTTCGTCGCTGATTTTCAGGCGACCATGAAATTGAGACCTGTCGTCGAGATCGTTGCGCCCGGCACCCTGCCGGAAGGAGCACCCCGTCTCGTCGATGAGAGGACTTTTGATTAGCCGGCTTTTGGCCGGGTTGCGGTCCTAATTGGATGGGTCGGTGCCAAGAGCACCGGCCCTTTTTGTTTGTATGGGGGCGGCTCGGCTTGCGACTGCTGCGTTCCTGTGGCGTTGCCATGGTCGAGAATGTCCGTTCGCGCCTGTTCTTTTCTACGCTCCGAGATCCTTCTCGGGGAGCGTTCCTTTTATTTCTTGATGGCGATCATGTTGAAACGGGTGAGTTTGATGGATCGCCGTGTGCCCGGCCCTGTCTTCAGCAGCTGCACTGCGGCCTGTTCGGTATATAGGGTGGAGGCGGAAAGCCCATCTACCGGCAGAATGACCTCCAGCGTGCGTTGTCCTGCGGCCGTGGCGGTGTGCATGACGGCTCCATGTGCGGCTGTGCCACAGATGATGACCCTTTTTATACCCTGTTCGCGGATAAAGGCATCGAGCACGGTGCCATGAAATTTGTTCACACTGGCCTGGACGATGAGGTCTTTCTTTCTGGGTTTGACTTCCGGCAAAATGGTGTCTGGCGTGCCTCGGCTTGTGAGGCTGTAGATAACGGTCACACCTGCTGCTCGGATTTTTTGCAGAAATGTGGCTATGCTGGAAACGGTCTCCAGACAGCGAGGGCGCCGTTTGGCGTTGCACGTCAATTCTTCAATGTCGAGAATGAGCAGGGCGGTGTCGGTGGGATTGACGATGACTTCGACCAGTTCGGGAGGAGCGGGAGCCTCGGCCTGCGACCAGATCGTGACGATGTCGTCGTGGGCGCGCGTGGGGATGGCTGAGGCTGTCATGATCAGGCTGATGAGTGCCAGCACGATGAAGCCGTATTGTTTGCTCACGGTATGCTCCTTCTGAAAGATGATAGACGGACGCATACTATCAGAAATGGCGTTTTCTGGCACCTGCAATGTGCTTCCCCTGTCAGGCGGGGTCTATTGCGAGGTCTTTTTGATTGTGCCTTGGCTTGGCGATGGCTGTGGATGACGACTGGTCGGGCATAGAAAAAGCCCGGTTCCATCACGTATTATTATACGGGGAATCCGGGCTTTGGGTATCAACGCAGCACAAGGCCGCTTTAAGGATCAGAGGGAACGATTACTGGGCGCAACCGCCGCCGCAGCTGCCGCAACCGCCTCCGCCACCGACTTCGTTGACGGATTTGATGGTGAAGCCATACTTGGAAAGGTCAATGGTTACCTCGCCGGCTGCTTCGGCCAGTTCTTTGTTGATGACGAAGGTGAAGGCGTCGATTTCGACTGTGTTGTCGTCATCGCGTGCCTCGTCCAGAGCCAGGGTGAGCTGCATTCCAGCGCAGCCACCCCCACCAAGATGGACGCGGACCGGTTGGATTTCCTTGTCAGCAAAATATGTGGTGAGTTCCTGCTGTGCAGATTCAGTGACTGTGATCATTGGGTTTTCTCCTAATTGAATGAGTTTCTTTAAGTATATAAGTAGGAATCATTCCTTGTAAAGAGGTGGCAGTGAAAAAATATGAATTTAGTAAAAAAAGATGCATGAGCAGAGTGCGTTGCAAGGCGCAAAAAAAGCCCAGGCCCGTCGCGTATTTCCATACGCAAGGGTGTGGGCTTTATGAAGCATACCTGAGGCATGCGATCTTGTAAGCCTCGAAAAACGCAGTCGATTCTTTTTCAACACGAGATCAGGCTGCGTAGCAGCTGTACGATTGGTGATCTGGGAGTGGGCTAATTGGCGAGAAGTAGTGAGCTGCAAGGCGCAAAAAAAGCCCAGGCTCGCCGCGTATTTCCATACGCAAGGGTGTGGGCTTTATGAAGCATACCTGAGGCATGCGATCTTGTAAGCCTCGAAAAACGCAGTCGATTCTTTTTCAACACGAGATCAGGCTGCGTAGCAGCTGTACGATTGATGATCTGGGAGTGGGCTAATTGGCGAGAAGTAGTGAGCTGCAAGGCGCAAAAAAAGCCCAGGCCCGCCGCGTATTTCCATACGCAAGGGTGTGGGCTTTATGAAGCATACCTGAGGCATGCGATCTTGTAAGCCTCGAAAAACGCAGTCGATTCTTTTTCAACACGAGATCAGGCTGCGTAGCAGCTGTACGATTGGTGATCTGGGAGTGGGCTAATTGGCGAGAAGTAGTGAGCTGCAAGGCGCAAAAAAAGCCCAGGCCCGCCGCGTATTTCCATACGCAAGGGTCTGGGCTTTTTGAAGCAACGCAGCAGATCGCTACTTATCGCCAATTAGCAGTTGCAGCCGCCGCTGCCTGCGGAACCACAGGTGCCAGATGAAGCGCAGCCACAACCGCCGCCACCACCGACTTCATTTTCGGATTTGATGGTGAAGCCGTATTGGGAGAGGTCAATGGTGACCTTGCCGGCTGCTTCGGACAGTTCCTTGTTGATGACAAAGGTGAAGGCGTCGAGTTCGACAGTGTTGTCGTCATCGCGGACTTCATCCAGGGCCAATGTCAGCTGCACTCCGGCGCAGCCGCCGCCACCGAGGTGGACACGGATGGGCTGCATTTCCTTGCCTTCAAAATATGCGACGAGTTGCTGGGTTGCCGGTTCTGTGACTGTAATCATGTACTGTTCTCCTGATGTGGTTTGTTTTCATGTAGTATAGATATGAACGATGAGTTGTAAAGAGGTGATCTATTGAAAATCCCATAAAATCGAGATCGGTTCAAAGCGGTTGTTTGCGGCGCTGTTCATGCCTTGACTGATTTGCGAGAAGTCGTGAACGATGCGACGCACAAAAAGCCCATGATCATTGCGTGTTAGGGTGCGCAATGGTCCGGGCTTTTGAACGCTGCCGATGAGCTGCTTTTTGACTGTATCGGAGTCTCTGCTCCAACAGATTCCTGATCGCGGTGGATTAGTGGCCGCAGCTGCAGCTGCCCGAGCCACAGGGCTCGATGGCAAAGTCGGAGCTGGTATCTTTCACGCCACCGATAGGTCTGTCGGAGGTAACGACAAAACCGTTGTAAGTCATGTCAATGGTGACGTTGCCGATCTCGGCCTGGAGGTCCTTGTCGATAAAGAAGGTGAATCCATCAGTCTCGAAGACTTCGTCTTTGTCCGTGGGTGTATCCACCGTAAGCGTGAGTTGCTTGCCCTTGCAGTCACACTCGTCCGGGTAGATGCGAATGGGCTGCGCCTCTTTGCCTGCGAAATGCATAAGGAGTTGCTTGGTTGCAGATTCTGTTGCTGTGATCATATTCTTTTCTCCTGAAGGGGTTTGTTTCGCATGTATGTATAGACATATATTGTATCTTGTAAAGAGGCGGCCTATAAAAAGGCGTGGAGAAGGGCAATGCAACAGCAGGTGCGTGTGTACAAGTGCGTCACGGAGTGGCCGCATTCAGGAAAGATGCAGCGCTTGAGGATGTAAAAAAGCCCAGGTCCATCGCGTGGTTAACCACGCAAGGGCCTGGGCCTTCTGATGCAATTGCAGCGAATAGCTGCTGTCGCCAATTAGCAGTTGCAACCGCCGGAGCCTGCGGAACCACAGGAACTGGCAGAGGAGCAGCCGCAGCTTGCGCCTTCGCCGCCGCCAACGGGATTTTCGGACTCAACGACAAAACCGTAGTAGGTCATGTCAACTTTGACATTGCCGGTTTGAGTCTGCAGTTCTTTGTCGATAAGGAAGGTGAATCCACCAGCCTCAAACACTTCGTCTTTGTCGGTAGGCTCATCCAGAGCCAGTGTCAGGCGAGGGCCTGATCAGCCGCCGGCTGCGAGATATACGCGCACCGGGGAGGTGTCTTTATCCTGAAAATAGCCTTCCAGTTGCTTCTGGGCAGCTTCGGTAACTTCAAACATGGTATTAGTCCTCCTAATTGTGGTCGGGAAATGAAGAGGTAAGTTCAATAGTAGTAATTGTCAAATCGAAAAGTGCACATTCTCCTTTGCGGAAGTTGACCACCCCCCGTAGATGGGCTAATTTCCTAGGTTCCCTGAATCGCAAAAAAAAAGCCACGTGAGGCTCAATCATGAAAGAATGCGGCACTATTTTGTCCGAAAAAGAGATGGACAGGACGCTTGAGCGTCTGGCCTTTGAAGTCTACGAACGTCATGGTGACGATGAATCGCTCGCGATACTCGGCATCCAGCGGCGCGGCGCCGACCTGGCCGAGCGAGTGAAAATACTGCTCGATGAACGTCTTGGGCGCAAAGTCCCTCTGGGCAAGCTCGACATCAACCTGTACCGCGACGACTGGACCACCAATCTGGAGCTGACGCCGACCATCAGTTGTTCGGAGATCGGCTATGACGTGGAGGGCCGGTCCATCGTGCTGGTGGACGACGTGCTGTTTTCTGGTCGTACCATCCGGGCAGCGCTGGAGGCGATCCTCGACTATGGCCGCCCCAAGCGCGTAGAGCTGTTGGTGCTGGTGGATCGCGGGAACCGGGAGCTGCCTATTCAGGCCGATTATGTGGGCAAGAAGCTCAATACCATGGACAAAGAACATGTGAACGTGCTCGTGACCGAGCGCGATGGCGAAGACCGCGTTTGCCTTGTCAGGAGTGAATAGGGTGTCCTACACTCGCATCGAACGAGACGAAGTTCCTTTGCCGTGCATCACGCTGGTGGGCATGGCTTCAGCCGGCAAGTCCACGCTGGGCAGCCTGCTGGCCGCCCGTCTGGGATGGGGGCAGCTCGACACTGACCGGTATCTCGAATCCTACTACGCCCAACCGCTTCAGGGCATCATGGACGCCTATGGGCTGGAGCAGTTCCTGCGCATCGAGGAGCAGCTTGTCTCCGAATTGAATCTGACGCGCACGGTCATTTCCACAGGCGGATCGGTTATTTATGGGCCAAAGGCCATGGAACAGCTCAAGAAGCTGGGATCGGTGGTCATGCTGGATATTGATGAGGCCACCTTTATCGAGCGCGTGGGCAGCGGTGAAAACCGTGGGCTGGCCATTGGCCCCGGCAAGACCATGGCCGAGCTTTACAACGAGAGACAGCCGCTGTACCGTGCCGCCGCTGACATTCTGGTCAGCACGGACAAGAACACGCCCGAAGAATGCGTGGACATCATCCTCAATCAAATAGATTTCATATGAAAAAACTCACTCCCAAGGCGGCTTTCCGCAAGTTGGCCGCCATATACGACAAGATGGTCGACCGATATAATGAAGTGGCCGAACCCATCAACATGCAATGCGACGGGTGTCATGACAACTGTTGTCTCTCCTTTTTCCAGCATCACACCTACATCGAGTGGGCGTATATGTGGGAGGGGTTGAATCAGCTCCCCGCGGACCAGTTGGAAGCGATC containing:
- a CDS encoding phenylacetate--CoA ligase family protein — translated: MYYSEYETEPREKRMARKWKAVRNVLAEAENSSGEFQARLRKLNACARDFKSFDDYGAIPPLRKKDLIDWQAEHGIGWFLNCSPGELGRIYQSPGPLFDPEGVEPDYWAWSEGFFAAGFRPGDLAQMTFSYHMTPAGLMLEEPLRDIGCAVIPAGPGNTEKQIEFMTQLPVTAFVGMTSYLKVIGMKARAAGLDLRQDFKLEKAYVAAEPLSEALRAEVEDMFGITIRQGYGTADVGCISYECMELGGMHLSNYRHVEICDPVTGVPLPDGELGEVVVTPFFNDYPLVRLATGDLSSMDTSMCACGRTARKLTGWKGRADDTVKVKGQFIYPGQAGAVFAQYSDVSGWQIQVKSVKGMDALVVVVETAQAFDEETFVADFQATMKLRPVVEIVAPGTLPEGAPRLVDERTFD
- a CDS encoding ABC transporter ATP-binding protein, translated to MSDVLKVENLEVVYNDVVLVLKGLSLACPEGEITALLGANGAGKSTTLKAISGLLETEDGEVTDGSILYKDEAIQGTIPEKIVRKGIFQVMEGRRIFEDLTVEENLKCGAFTRPRSEIAESMEKVYDYFPRLKERRKQLAGYMSGGEQQMCAIGRAVMAKPDLLLLDEPSLGLAPLLVEEIFAIIKKFNAEEGVTILLVEQNARAALSVAKQAYIMENGRVVMDGTASDLLNNPDVQEFYLGMGHGGDKKSYRDVKHYRRRKRWLG
- a CDS encoding IscA/HesB family protein; this encodes MFEVTEAAQKQLEGYFQDKDTSPVRVYLAAGGUSGPRLTLALDEPTDKDEVFEAGGFTFLIDKELQTQTGNVKVDMTYYGFVVESENPVGGGEGASCGCSSASSCGSAGSGGCNC
- the thrB gene encoding homoserine kinase, which translates into the protein MSYTRIERDEVPLPCITLVGMASAGKSTLGSLLAARLGWGQLDTDRYLESYYAQPLQGIMDAYGLEQFLRIEEQLVSELNLTRTVISTGGSVIYGPKAMEQLKKLGSVVMLDIDEATFIERVGSGENRGLAIGPGKTMAELYNERQPLYRAAADILVSTDKNTPEECVDIILNQIDFI
- a CDS encoding isochorismatase family protein, whose protein sequence is MSKQYGFIVLALISLIMTASAIPTRAHDDIVTIWSQAEAPAPPELVEVIVNPTDTALLILDIEELTCNAKRRPRCLETVSSIATFLQKIRAAGVTVIYSLTSRGTPDTILPEVKPRKKDLIVQASVNKFHGTVLDAFIREQGIKRVIICGTAAHGAVMHTATAAGQRTLEVILPVDGLSASTLYTEQAAVQLLKTGPGTRRSIKLTRFNMIAIKK
- a CDS encoding ABC transporter substrate-binding protein, with protein sequence MRVGKIITAACIMLLAGLMLFGCGGEEQKPAETKTDSHSEAKDASPILVGGLVDMSGPTSSVGVPYAAGLKAGVKYVNDNGGIDGRPIEFDLQDTAYNVQTGLSLYKKMVNEKVVCIQGYGSAVTEALTRSLAKDKIPDLSASYSAHLTDPAKAPYNFFIAADYSTQARAAIKYFRDTWTETRAPKIAFIYPDHPYGLAPIKGAKAYAEELGFELVGDANVSLKAIDATTELLPLKDAAPDFCWIGGTTPSTSVILKSAKNIGMDTVFFTNIWGSDENLYKLAGDDANGAYSNQAAAVYGDDVPGMKAIMEITNNEPQMTHFTRGFVSILVMAEGLKRAGANGPITGEAVKTALETLRDFDPMGLAPLISYFPDDHRPNMAVFLYTIKDGKLTFVKEQILERRADWLGH
- a CDS encoding IscA/HesB family protein; protein product: MITVTESAQQELTTYFADKEIQPVRVHLGGGGCAGMQLTLALDEARDDDNTVEIDAFTFVINKELAEAAGEVTIDLSKYGFTIKSVNEVGGGGGCGSCGGGCAQ
- a CDS encoding iron-sulfur cluster biosynthesis family protein, yielding MITATESATKQLLMHFAGKEAQPIRIYPDECDCKGKQLTLTVDTPTDKDEVFETDGFTFFIDKDLQAEIGNVTIDMTYNGFVVTSDRPIGGVKDTSSDFAIEPCGSGSCSCGH
- the pyrR gene encoding bifunctional pyr operon transcriptional regulator/uracil phosphoribosyltransferase PyrR encodes the protein MKECGTILSEKEMDRTLERLAFEVYERHGDDESLAILGIQRRGADLAERVKILLDERLGRKVPLGKLDINLYRDDWTTNLELTPTISCSEIGYDVEGRSIVLVDDVLFSGRTIRAALEAILDYGRPKRVELLVLVDRGNRELPIQADYVGKKLNTMDKEHVNVLVTERDGEDRVCLVRSE
- a CDS encoding branched-chain amino acid ABC transporter permease; the protein is MQGKCGLFFTSYKGEAQIFQSGFQKIMIVLLIMALCVAPFALNSYLVSVMNQIFIAVIAAVSLNLLTGMCGQISLGHGAFLGVGAYAAGQCTLHGVPFPLAILAGGLVTAMVGMVFGIPSLRLKGIYLAIATLAAQLVLEYFFLHGGALTGGSNGLLLESPQIFGFTFDTEGRMYFLLFFCAAMALLMVSNIMRSKHGRAFISIRDFYLSAEIVGVNLFWYKLIAFGVSSFLAGVAGGLWGHYTGYISAEQFNIGLSISYLAMVVIGGLGSVIGSVFGAIFITLLPEVLNGVANGLGAFFPDVTQYIVALREGVFGLVLILFLIYEPEGLAHRWKLIKAYWKLYPFAH
- a CDS encoding IscA/HesB family protein; this encodes MITVTEPATQQLVAYFEGKEMQPIRVHLGGGGCAGVQLTLALDEVRDDDNTVELDAFTFVINKELSEAAGKVTIDLSQYGFTIKSENEVGGGGGCGCASSGTCGSAGSGGCNC